In Candidatus Methylacidiphilales bacterium, the sequence CCTTGAATGGCGCGACGGCAAACCTAAACGCCTCCTCACCCCAGACGAAGCCAAACGCAGCCTGCGCCTTATCAAGGTGATCCGCTTAGTCCTACAAGGACGCACTTAACAATTTGACCTTCGACGAGGCGCCCGCGCCGCCCGCGCGCACCGCGCTCAAGAACGAATACACCCTGCGCTACATGCTGCGATGGGAAACGCGCCGAAGTGCCACGTTTTTGGACATAGACAAGCTGCAAACGCCGTTCGCCTACACACTGCGCCTCACTGGCGATGGCGTGACTAAGCCTAAACCTGTGGACTTGCCGGAGACCTTCGTGTATCTGCCTGGACTGGACGTTGAGAGTCGCAGAGTTTACTATGACGGCGAGCGGCACTACGTGGTGTATAGGTGCAGGCAGCGCGACGGGCATTGCGTGGTTGTGCTCTGGCGCGACACGACAGGGTTGGCGCAAAGCCACTATGAGCGCGAATGCGCGTTTGTCGCCGAGCGCGGGCTGATTGAGGGCGCGGATGAGGTCTTCGTTAACGGGTCATGCTGATTTCAGGCGCGCAGTCGCTCGATCCCGTGTTCAAAACGCGTTTGTTTGCAGATGGCTAAATTGCGCTGAGGTGCCGCATAGCAATGCGCCTGTGCCAGTATCAGCGATTGACGCATCTGATGTGCGTTACAACGTGTTATCAGCTTAGAGGCGTAAGCAATCAGCCAATCCAGTTCTCGAGCATGACAAGTCCCTTTGGGGGTTTCTTTCTCGAAACAAACTCGTATTCGTATTCGTATTCCTCATCATCCGTAGACACAGTGATGGTCACTTCGAGGGGATTATTGGGGGTAGGAGGACTACCGTCGAAGTCATAGGAAGAGACAAATGCCAGAGCGACCAGCCATGCCACTTCGTCAATGTCGCTGGTATCTGTCGCGATCTTTGCCTCGTACGTGATCGTTCCATCGTTAGCGTACACAGTGTAGACGTTCATTTGATAAATACCTCTTAGATTGATATAATATTATTGTAAATCATGTCAACGCGAAAATCAAGGATGTGGGATCGCTTAAATTCAAATACTACGGGACTACGCAAGTATTTGGATTTAGGCTCTCCCAAAACTAGACAATCCGTGTTATAGTATATATTACCACATGACCAGTAGATTAAAATGAAGGAGTGGTAAGATGGGAGCCCAAGCTGACACGTGGATTAGAGAGAAAGCGATAAATAACGGGATGATAGAACCTTTTATGGATAAATCGATCCATGAAGGCGTTATTACTTACGGTTTGTCTTCTTATGGATATGATATCCGCATAAGCGATGAGTTTAAAATTTTAAACAAACATTCGGATAAAATAATAGATCCCAAGAAATTTGATCCAGACTTACTTATCGATTTTAAGGGCGATAGCTATGTTATTCCCCCCAATTCATTTGTGCTAGCCAGAAGTCTTGAATATTTCCGTATCCCACGAGATGTGATTGTAATTTGCACAGGAAAAAGCACTTATGCAAGATGTGGGATCATCGTCAATGTTACACCCCTTGAACCAGAATGGGAGGGTTATCTTACGCTGGAAATTAGCAATACTGCGCCATTGCCAACAAAAATATATGCGTTCGAGGGTATTGCACAACTCATCTTTATAACTGGCAATAGTTTGTGCGAGATGAGTTATCGTGAAAGAAAGGGAAAGTATCAGGGACAAACAGGCATCACTTTGCCAAAAATAGAAAATTAAGAGATCGCAGGGAGTGCCTAAACCCAAATACTTGCGTAGTCCCGCGGATAGCTCTGATAACCCGGATGCGCTTGCTTGAAGGGATGCCGCCGATTCCAGCATTGCACAAAGGACGCAACCGACCACCGCAGCGCTTCCACACACCGCGAAAAGCACCGCGTCTGTCGGCCTAAGCGAGCAAGAGCCC encodes:
- the dcd gene encoding dCTP deaminase, translated to MGAQADTWIREKAINNGMIEPFMDKSIHEGVITYGLSSYGYDIRISDEFKILNKHSDKIIDPKKFDPDLLIDFKGDSYVIPPNSFVLARSLEYFRIPRDVIVICTGKSTYARCGIIVNVTPLEPEWEGYLTLEISNTAPLPTKIYAFEGIAQLIFITGNSLCEMSYRERKGKYQGQTGITLPKIEN